The DNA region CGTCACCGAGGATGACTTCGCCCCGCCGTCGCAGCATCACTTCACCTACGGCGCGATGAAAGTTCTCAACGAATTCATGGCGCAAAAATACGTCGCCCGTCACGGCATCAGCCTCGCCTGCGTCCGCCCGCCCGTCGTCTTCGGCCACGGCCGCAAACGCGGCTCCGTCCTCTGGGCCGAAGACTTCGCCACCAAGCCCGCACTTGGCCTCCCCGTCACGCTGCCATTCAACTCCAAGACCCGCGACGTCTGGATCTACGTCGACGACACCGCCGAACAACTCGTGCGCCTGTCGCTCGCGCCGAAACTTTCCCACTTCGCCTACAACAACGGCGGCGAATCCGTCACCGCCTCCGAACTCGCCGCGATGGTTAAACGCTGGCTGCCCGACGCCCAGATCAGCTTCGACGAAACCAAACCCGGCACACCCTTGATCGACCGCATGGACGGCTCCCGCCTCCGCCACGAAATCAATTTCACGCAACGCCCACTCGTCGACGCCATCCGCGCCCACATCAACGAAGCCCGCGCCACCGTCGGCCTCCCCGCCGTCTAACAACTCTCCGCCTACTCACTACCCGCTACTCGCTACTCACTACTCTTTCCACCATGTCCTACCGCACCACCGTCGTCGGCTCCTATCCCCGCCCTGATTTCACGGGCGACACGCTCAAGAAACCGTCCCTCACCGATGCCGACATCGTCGCCCTCGTCACCTGGGCCGCGAAAGACCAGGCCTCGCTCGGCCTCGACGTCATC from Nibricoccus aquaticus includes:
- a CDS encoding NAD-dependent epimerase/dehydratase family protein, giving the protein MKFLVTGATGFIGWRVVSNLLARGIPVVALDFPGDAETMTKLRARAGTTPLTFVTANVGEFHEVMSVLHQHPDITHVIHLAYLMSAECEANPHLAVRVNMLGMVNMFEAVLQKKLQRLIFTSSETYYGAKQEFFGDRDVTEDDFAPPSQHHFTYGAMKVLNEFMAQKYVARHGISLACVRPPVVFGHGRKRGSVLWAEDFATKPALGLPVTLPFNSKTRDVWIYVDDTAEQLVRLSLAPKLSHFAYNNGGESVTASELAAMVKRWLPDAQISFDETKPGTPLIDRMDGSRLRHEINFTQRPLVDAIRAHINEARATVGLPAV